In the genome of Thermococcus celericrescens, one region contains:
- a CDS encoding ABC transporter ATP-binding protein produces MEEKTPVLEMRDIVKVYPDGTRALKGVTLKVYEGEILGLLGENGAGKTTLMKVLFGMLKPTRGKIFLRGKEVRFKSPEDAIANGIGMVHQHFTLVEVFNALENIILGMEGHGLFSKIDVENARKGLRKLMDELNFQVPLDVPVENLPVGVQQRIEILKMLYRNVDVLILDEPTAVLTPIEVKELFTVLRKLKEQGKTIIFISHKLNEVMEITDRVTVIRKGEVVGTVKTSEATPQLLARMMVGRDVVLRIEKPPKEPGEVIFRVENLWVKGDRGEDAVRGLTFEVRAGEIFGIAGVEGNGQSELIEAITGLRKVEKGTVYLKGIDITGKKPRELYDMGVAHIPEDRTHMGLILDMSVMENSILGMHWRKEFSRGVLLDWDKVEEHAERLIKEFEVSAPGTRAPVKSLSGGNQQKLIAAREVSKRPDFIIAAQPTRGVDVASTEYIRNYLVRLRNEGKAVLLVSADLDEVLQLSDRMAIMYEGQFMGIVKPDEVTEEQIGLMMGGVKA; encoded by the coding sequence ATGGAAGAGAAAACTCCAGTGCTTGAGATGCGGGACATCGTCAAGGTTTACCCCGACGGGACGAGGGCCCTCAAGGGGGTTACCCTCAAGGTTTACGAAGGCGAAATCCTCGGCCTCCTCGGCGAGAACGGTGCCGGAAAGACCACACTCATGAAGGTTCTCTTCGGAATGCTTAAGCCGACCAGGGGAAAAATCTTCCTCCGCGGAAAGGAGGTCCGCTTCAAAAGCCCAGAGGATGCCATAGCGAACGGAATAGGCATGGTCCACCAGCACTTTACCCTCGTTGAGGTCTTCAACGCTCTCGAGAACATAATCCTGGGAATGGAAGGTCACGGGCTATTCTCAAAGATAGACGTTGAGAACGCCAGAAAAGGGCTTCGGAAGCTCATGGACGAGCTGAACTTTCAGGTTCCGCTCGATGTGCCGGTTGAGAACCTCCCGGTTGGAGTTCAGCAGAGGATTGAAATCCTCAAGATGCTCTACCGCAACGTTGACGTACTCATCCTTGACGAGCCCACAGCGGTTCTCACCCCGATTGAGGTCAAGGAGCTCTTCACGGTTCTCAGAAAGCTCAAGGAGCAGGGGAAGACGATAATCTTCATCAGCCACAAGCTCAACGAGGTCATGGAGATAACAGACAGGGTGACGGTCATAAGGAAGGGAGAGGTCGTTGGAACGGTTAAGACGAGCGAGGCAACGCCACAGCTTCTTGCGAGGATGATGGTCGGAAGGGATGTTGTTCTGAGGATTGAGAAACCTCCCAAGGAGCCCGGCGAGGTTATCTTCCGCGTTGAGAACCTGTGGGTGAAAGGCGACAGGGGTGAGGACGCGGTTAGGGGGCTCACCTTTGAGGTTCGCGCTGGAGAGATATTCGGAATAGCCGGTGTCGAGGGCAACGGTCAGAGCGAGCTCATCGAAGCCATAACCGGGCTTAGGAAGGTGGAGAAGGGTACGGTTTACCTCAAAGGCATTGATATAACGGGCAAGAAGCCGAGGGAGCTCTACGACATGGGAGTGGCGCATATTCCAGAGGACAGAACGCACATGGGACTGATCCTTGATATGAGCGTGATGGAAAACTCCATACTGGGGATGCACTGGAGAAAGGAGTTCTCCAGGGGAGTCCTCCTCGACTGGGACAAAGTTGAAGAGCACGCGGAGAGGCTCATCAAGGAGTTCGAGGTCAGCGCGCCGGGAACGAGGGCCCCGGTGAAGAGCCTGAGCGGAGGAAACCAGCAGAAGCTCATAGCGGCGAGGGAGGTCAGCAAGAGGCCGGATTTCATCATAGCGGCACAGCCGACGAGGGGTGTTGATGTTGCATCGACGGAGTACATCAGGAACTACCTCGTGAGGCTCAGGAACGAGGGCAAGGCCGTTCTGCTCGTCTCGGCTGACCTCGACGAGGTTCTGCAGCTCAGCGACAGGATGGCGATAATGTACGAGGGCCAGTTCATGGGGATAGTCAAGCCGGACGAGGTAACCGAGGAGCAGATCGGACTCATGATGGGAGGTGTTAAGGCATGA
- the ftsY gene encoding signal recognition particle-docking protein FtsY — protein MLGRLKEKLGSFVERVAQTEISEKDVENALWDLEIELLEADVALETVEELKERIKEKLVGQKVKIGTNKKALVEEAVREAVLEVLTPEKKIDLLELIKSKEEKPFVIAFVGFNGSGKTTTIAKLAHWLKKNGLSVVIAASDTFRAGAIEQVEEHAKRVGVKVIKHSYGADPAAVAYDAIQHAKARGLDVVLIDTAGRNELNRNLMDEMKKIARVTKPDLVIFVGDSLAGNSVVEQAKQFNEAVKIDGVILTKLDADARGGAALSISHAIGAPILFVGVGQGYDDLKPFDEKWFVERIFGEE, from the coding sequence ATGCTGGGAAGGCTCAAGGAGAAATTAGGCTCATTTGTGGAGAGGGTTGCCCAAACTGAAATAAGCGAGAAGGACGTGGAAAATGCGCTCTGGGACCTGGAAATAGAGCTCCTTGAGGCGGACGTGGCACTTGAAACCGTCGAGGAGCTCAAGGAGAGGATAAAGGAGAAGCTCGTCGGCCAGAAGGTCAAGATAGGTACGAACAAGAAGGCACTGGTTGAAGAGGCCGTTCGTGAGGCCGTTCTTGAGGTCCTGACACCGGAGAAGAAGATAGACCTTCTTGAGCTGATAAAGTCTAAGGAGGAGAAGCCCTTCGTCATAGCCTTCGTGGGCTTCAACGGCTCCGGGAAGACAACGACCATAGCCAAGCTCGCCCACTGGCTCAAGAAGAACGGTTTAAGCGTTGTCATAGCTGCCAGCGACACCTTCCGTGCAGGGGCGATAGAGCAGGTCGAGGAGCACGCAAAGCGCGTCGGGGTTAAGGTCATCAAGCACTCCTACGGTGCCGACCCTGCTGCCGTCGCCTACGACGCGATCCAGCACGCAAAGGCGAGGGGGCTGGACGTCGTCCTTATAGACACAGCAGGCAGAAACGAGCTGAACAGAAACCTCATGGACGAGATGAAGAAGATAGCGCGCGTAACCAAGCCCGACCTGGTGATATTCGTCGGCGACAGCCTCGCCGGCAACTCCGTCGTCGAGCAGGCGAAGCAGTTCAACGAGGCGGTGAAGATCGACGGAGTAATTCTCACCAAGCTGGACGCCGACGCCCGCGGCGGTGCGGCGCTGAGCATAAGCCACGCCATCGGCGCGCCGATACTCTTCGTCGGCGTCGGCCAGGGCTACGACGACCTCAAGCCCTTCGACGAGAAGTGGTTCGTCGAGAGGATTTTTGGGGAGGAGTGA
- a CDS encoding BMP family lipoprotein: protein MKKLFSLFLIGILALGVVASGCISGGEEKTGINILYTYTGSFGDPAKGKQAAQAQLQQGAWVIYQVAGGTGLGVFEAVGDYLEANDKKMGPPFALGVDSAQDWIKPGVIIASMMKRVDVGVYNAVKQAEENQFRGGVVELGLKEGGVKLSTIEDVKAMFDSLPADVKEKKLQDLGFESEDELIQFLEQTRNQVPDWIWGAVDDLQNQIVNGQIIVPKATSKDQIELLRKADDWKAMEEYAKNWSASEPKPETYFNESLNSRQNTKKIAIVYDVGGRGDLSFNDMAYMGAERAAKEFGLDLIELQSNSENDYLPNLRSLAKTGEYDIIIAVGFMMTNAVKQVAQEYPDQRFVIIDGYDPEMPHNVQMVLFKENEGSTLAGALAALIALNDNKDTIGIVLGMEIPVLYKFEGGYRFGAYWALDYYENNKQ from the coding sequence ATGAAGAAGCTGTTTAGCTTGTTTTTAATTGGCATCTTGGCTCTCGGTGTAGTGGCCAGCGGCTGCATAAGCGGCGGGGAAGAAAAAACCGGAATAAACATCCTCTACACGTACACCGGTTCATTCGGAGACCCTGCTAAGGGGAAGCAGGCGGCGCAGGCCCAGCTCCAGCAGGGCGCCTGGGTCATCTACCAGGTCGCTGGCGGTACCGGTCTCGGTGTCTTCGAGGCCGTCGGTGACTACCTGGAGGCCAACGACAAGAAGATGGGTCCTCCGTTCGCGCTAGGTGTTGACTCTGCCCAGGACTGGATTAAGCCGGGCGTTATAATAGCGAGCATGATGAAGCGTGTTGACGTTGGTGTTTACAACGCCGTCAAGCAGGCCGAGGAGAACCAGTTCAGGGGTGGTGTCGTCGAGCTCGGCCTCAAGGAGGGCGGTGTTAAGCTCTCAACGATAGAAGACGTCAAGGCCATGTTTGACTCCCTCCCGGCCGACGTCAAGGAGAAGAAGCTCCAGGACCTCGGCTTCGAGAGCGAGGACGAGCTCATACAGTTCCTTGAGCAGACCAGAAATCAGGTTCCAGACTGGATCTGGGGGGCCGTTGACGACCTCCAGAACCAGATAGTCAACGGACAGATAATCGTTCCGAAGGCCACCTCCAAGGACCAGATTGAGCTCCTCAGGAAGGCCGACGACTGGAAGGCCATGGAGGAATACGCCAAGAACTGGAGTGCGAGCGAACCCAAGCCCGAAACTTACTTCAACGAGAGCCTCAACAGCAGACAGAATACGAAAAAGATAGCCATCGTCTACGACGTCGGCGGCAGGGGTGACCTCAGCTTCAACGACATGGCCTACATGGGTGCCGAGAGGGCCGCCAAGGAGTTTGGCCTTGACCTCATCGAGCTCCAGAGCAACAGCGAGAACGACTACCTGCCGAACCTCAGGAGCCTCGCCAAGACCGGTGAGTACGACATCATAATCGCGGTTGGATTCATGATGACCAACGCGGTTAAGCAGGTCGCCCAGGAGTATCCGGACCAGAGGTTCGTCATCATAGACGGTTACGACCCAGAGATGCCCCACAACGTCCAGATGGTTCTCTTCAAGGAAAACGAGGGTTCAACCCTTGCGGGTGCCCTCGCGGCGCTGATAGCTCTCAACGACAACAAGGACACCATCGGTATCGTCCTCGGTATGGAGATTCCGGTTCTCTACAAGTTCGAGGGCGGCTACCGCTTCGGCGCCTACTGGGCCCTTGACTACTACGAGAACAACAAGCAGTGA
- a CDS encoding ABC transporter permease, which yields MSLQGDLRGYVKPIAESVLAILIGAFIGALVLWFSGYSPTSAYYWLIMGSLGSTDGIAETLSKSAPLILTALTFAIGARTGLFNIGAEGTVYFGAIAAIIVTQYLQNPIAGLLAGLLIGALWAFPAAVLKVYRGVHEVISTIMFNWIAFFLVSWLAVSVYYNPKDPNSTLSIPPGARLPLLVKSTSLSWAFIIAILSAVVIFIVMWHTKLGYELRTSGQNPRAAEYGGINPKRSAIWSFVIGGMTAGLAGAGIVMGTPPSYAITQGLANVYGYGFDGIGVSLVGRNHPLGIIFAGILFGALSAGATAMQQFAGVPLEMVKVIEGIIIIAVAVPGLLDIFSKLLRRGEA from the coding sequence ATGAGCCTCCAGGGTGATCTTAGGGGTTACGTCAAGCCCATTGCCGAGAGCGTGCTCGCGATACTTATAGGCGCGTTCATAGGTGCACTCGTGCTGTGGTTCAGCGGCTACAGCCCAACCTCGGCCTATTACTGGCTGATAATGGGTTCCCTCGGTTCGACCGATGGGATAGCCGAAACCCTCAGCAAGTCCGCCCCGCTGATACTGACCGCCCTCACCTTCGCCATCGGGGCAAGAACGGGCTTATTCAACATCGGTGCCGAGGGAACGGTTTACTTCGGTGCGATAGCGGCTATAATAGTCACCCAGTACCTCCAGAACCCTATAGCGGGCCTCCTCGCGGGACTGCTCATTGGAGCCCTGTGGGCCTTCCCGGCGGCCGTTCTCAAGGTCTACCGGGGAGTGCACGAGGTCATCTCGACCATCATGTTCAACTGGATTGCCTTCTTCCTAGTGAGCTGGCTCGCCGTGAGCGTCTACTACAACCCCAAGGACCCCAACAGCACACTTTCAATTCCACCGGGCGCGAGGCTTCCCCTCCTCGTAAAGAGCACGAGCCTTTCATGGGCCTTTATCATAGCAATCCTCTCCGCTGTGGTCATCTTCATCGTCATGTGGCACACCAAACTTGGATACGAGCTCAGAACCAGCGGTCAGAACCCGAGGGCGGCGGAATACGGCGGAATCAACCCCAAACGCTCGGCGATATGGTCCTTCGTCATAGGCGGAATGACGGCCGGACTGGCCGGGGCCGGAATAGTCATGGGGACACCGCCGAGCTACGCGATAACCCAGGGACTGGCCAACGTCTACGGCTACGGTTTCGACGGAATAGGCGTCTCCCTCGTCGGCAGGAACCACCCGCTCGGCATAATCTTCGCGGGAATACTCTTCGGCGCGCTGAGTGCAGGGGCAACCGCGATGCAACAGTTCGCGGGCGTTCCCCTTGAGATGGTCAAGGTCATCGAGGGAATCATCATCATAGCCGTCGCCGTGCCCGGCCTGCTGGACATATTCTCAAAGCTCCTCAGGAGGGGTGAGGCATGA